The following are encoded together in the Labrus mixtus chromosome 2, fLabMix1.1, whole genome shotgun sequence genome:
- the fgfbp2b gene encoding fibroblast growth factor-binding protein 2b encodes MRARMRMLLLCLAATLCVSNGQTNNASNDNRQQQQQQQQQQQQQQQQQRSIWDEPIKFITKTKDSCTMVVSGVGDYTRLRVSCKGQSQGQTAGRSYYCDFQGKPNLCRAYNLNPRHYFTQMMWDMRKLSHACQGPKVYRSQMCKKYPDEAQMTFLASWPKTTTPKPSKPVQEPRKPVVPAQAKPATTPKPVKPQPVKPQPGKGPQSKKTTPKPGKTTTRPTEQTDSKASRMANEYCWKSFQGVCTYFISWFQN; translated from the coding sequence ATGAGAGCCAGGATGAGGATGTTGCTGCTGTGCCTAGCAGCGACTCTTTGTGTGTCAAACGGTCAGACCAACAACGCCAGCAATGAcaacaggcagcagcagcagcagcaacagcagcagcagcagcagcagcaacagcagcaacgAAGCATCTGGGATGAGCCCATCAAATTCATCACCAAGACCAAAGACTCCTGCACCATGGTGGTCTCTGGAGTTGGGGACTACACTCGCCTGCGTGTCTCCTGTAAAGGTCAGAGCCAGGGCCAGACTGCTGGACGCTCTTACTACTGCGATTTCCAGGGCAAACCCAACCTGTGCCGCGCATACAACCTTAACCCTCGCCACTACTTCACCCAGATGATGTGGGACATGAGGAAGCTGAGTCATGCCTGCCAGGGACCAAAAGTCTACCGCTCACAGATGTGCAAGAAATACCCAGACGAGGCCCAGATGACCTTCCTGGCTTCCTGGCCCAAGACCACCACCCCCAAGCCATCTAAGCCGGTCCAGGAGCCGCGTAAACCTGTGGTGCCAGCCCAGGCAAAGCCTGCCACTACTCCTAAACCTGTCAAGCCACAGCCCGTCAAGCCCCAGCCAGGCAAGGGCCCCCAGTCCAAGAAGACCACCCCTAAGCCTGGGAAGACCACTACTCGTCCCACAGAGCAGACTGATTCCAAAGCATCCCGCATGGCCAACGAGTACTGCTGGAAGAGCTTCCAGGGCGTCTGCACCTACTTCATCAGCTGGTTCCAAAACTGA